A genomic window from Glycine max cultivar Williams 82 chromosome 17, Glycine_max_v4.0, whole genome shotgun sequence includes:
- the LOC100813544 gene encoding filament-like plant protein 4: MDRRWPWKKKSSDKAVLEKAAAELDSAAGAAATQKPSYIQISVESYSHLTGLEDQVKTYEEKVQTLEDEIKELNEKLSAANSEINTKESLVKQHAKVAEEAVSGWEKAEAEALALKNHLETVTLAKLTAEDQASQLDGALKECMRQIRNLKEEHEQKIQEVTLTKTKQLDKIKGEFEAKIANFEQELLRSAADNAALSRSLQERSNMIINLSEEKAHAEAEIELLKGNIESCEREINSLKYELHVISKELEIRNEEKNMSMRSAEAANKQHMEGVKKIAKLEAECQRLRGLVRKKLPGPAALAQMKLEVESLGREYGETRLRKSPVKPASSHMSTLAGFSLDNAQKFHKDNEFLTERLLAMEEETKMLKEALAKRNSELQASRSSFAKTLSKLQILEAQVQTNNQQKGSPQSIIHINHESIYSQNASNAPSFVSLSEDGNDDVGSCAESWSTAFLSELSQFPKEKNTEELSKSDATKKLELMDDFLEVEKLAWLSNESSGVSVTSNNITNEIVVNDLSEVSAGKDVPSNTQENSEPNPLPSEVSSAEELSAPDPQSDVPAGLSLAELQSRISSVFESLAKDADMEKILKDIKHALEEACGTSIQDSVSAIPHDVKPSDTTCDELGNAEDAGSNAEKEISSQKPTEFVQMTSDLEAATSQIHDFVLFLAKEAMTAHDISSDGDGISQKMKEFSVTFNKVTCNEASLLQFVLDLSNVLAKASEFRFNILGYKGREAETNSPDCIDKIALPENKLVQDNSSGERFQNGRSHILNPCSDPEIPDDGNLAPGYESNATSQKFSMENFEELKLEKEKAVVDLSKCVENLEMTKSRLLETEQHLAEVKSQLTSAQRSNSLAETQLKCMTESYRSIEARAKEFETELNHLQMKTETLENELEDEKRAHEEALAKYKELEEQLQRNESSAADNDIKTKQERDLEAAAEKLAECQETIFLLGKQLKSMHPQTEPTGPPYSKAEGFAEREPNSPNFQDQAEMDSASSAFVQRLGGESPLHFSNSLYSPSDNESNFPAISSVQNPNHRPTKSTSSSASSTPTPEKHNRGFSRFFSSKGKNGH, translated from the exons ATGGACCGACGCTGGCCATGGAAGAAAAAATCGTCGGACAAGGCTGTGCTTGAGAAAGCAGCTGCGGAATTGGACTCTGCTGCGGGTGCTGCTGCAACTCAG AAGCCGAGCTACATCCAAATCTCGGTAGAGTCATATTCCCATCTGACTGGTTTGGAGGATCAAGTGAAGACATATGAAGAAAAAGTTCAGACACTGGAGGATGAGATCAAGGAATTAAATGAAAAACTGTCAGCAGCTAATTCAGAGATAAATACCAAGGAAAGCTTGGTAAAACAGCATGCTAAGGTCGCAGAAGAGGCTGTCTCAG GCTGGGAGAAGGCTGAAGCAGAAGCTTTGGCGTTGAAGAACCATCTGGAAACTGTCACTCTTGCAAAACTTACTGCTGAGGATCAGGCATCACAGTTAGATGGTGCTCTTAAAGAGTGTATGCGACAGATAAGAAACCTGAAGGAAGAACATGAACAGAAAATACAGGAAGTTACTCTCACAAAAACTAAGCAATTGGACAAGATTAAGGGTGAGTTTGAGGCTAAGATAGCGAACTTTGAACAGGAACTCCTCAGGTCTGCTGCAGACAATGCGGCTCTGTCAAGGTCCTTGCAAGAGCGCTCTAACATGATAATCAATTTAAGTGAAGAAAAAGCTCATGCTGAGGCTGAAATTGAGCTTCTCAAGGGCAACATTGAATCTTGTGAAAGAGAAATCAATTCACTCAAATATGAGCTTCATGTTATTTCCAAAGAGCTTGAGATTCGCAATGAAGAAAAGAACATGAGTATGAGGTCTGCAGAAGCTGCTAACAAGCAGCACATGGAgggtgttaaaaaaattgctaaACTAGAGGCAGAATGCCAAAGATTACGTGGTCTAGTGCGGAAAAAGTTACCTGGTCCTGCCGCACTTGCGCAAATGAAGCTAGAAGTTGAAAGTCTTGGCCGAGAATATGGAGAAACTCGATTGAGGAAGTCTCCTGTCAAACCTGCTAGTTCTCACATGTCCACATTGGCTGGGTTCTCCCTTGATAATGCTCAGAAATTCCACAaagataatgaatttcttaCAGAGCGTTTATTGGCAATGGAAGAAGAGACAAAGATGCTGAAAGAAGCTTTGGCAAAACGTAACAGTGAGTTGCAGGCTTCAAGGAGTAGTTTTGCTAAAACTTTGAGCAAACTTCAAATTTTGGAAGCACAGGTTCAGACAAATAATCAGCAGAAGGGATCTCCTCAATCCATCATCCATATAAATCATGAAAGCATTTACAGTCAAAATGCAAGCAATGCACCAAGCTTCGTCTCCTTGTCTGAAGATGGAAATGATGATGTGGGAAGTTGTGCTGAGTCTTGGTCTACAGCATTTCTCTCTGAGTTATCCCAATTCCCTAAAGAAAAGAATACTGAGGAATTGAGCAAATCTGATGCCACTAAGAAGTTGGAACTAATGGATGACTTTCTGGAGGTGGAGAAATTGGCTTGGTTATCAAATGAATCCAGTGGAGTTTCAGTTACTTCAAACAATATAACAAATGAAATTGTGGTCAATGATCTATCAGAGGTCAGTGCTGGGAAAGATGTTCCCTCTAACACCCAAGAGAACAGTGAGCCAAATCCATTGCCAAGTGAGGTTTCTTCTGCTGAGGAATTGTCAGCACCTGATCCCCAATCTGATGTTCCAGCTGGCTTGTCGCTAGCAGAGCTTCAATCAAGAATATCATCAGTTTTTGAGTCCTTGGCTAAGGATGCTGACATGGAGAAGATCCTGAAGGATATTAAACACGCTCTTGAAGAGGCATGTGGCACTTCCATCCAGGACTCTGTATCTGCCATTCCCCATGATGTCAAGCCTTCTGATACTACGTGTGATGAGCTGGGTAATGCTGAAGATGCTGGCTCAAATGCAGAAAAAGAAATTTCGTCCCAGAAACCTACAGAATTTGTGCAGATGACTTCGGATTTAGAAGCCGCAACTTCTCAAATTCATGACTTTGTCTTGTTCCTAGCCAAAGAAGCAATGACAGCTCATGATATATCTTCTGATGGAGATGGAATAAGCCAAAAGATGAAGGAGTTCTCTGTTACTTTTAATAAAGTTACATGCAATGAAGCAAGTTTGCTGCAGTTCGTTCTTGACCTGTCTAATGTTCTAGCCAAAGCAAGTGAATTTAGATTTAATATCCTTGGTTATAAGGGTAGAGAAGCTGAAACTAATAGTCCTGATTGCATAGATAAGATTGCTCTGCCAGAAAATAAGTTAGTTCAAGACAATTCATCAGGAGAGAGATTTCAAAATGGTCGTTCACATATTCTTAATCCCTGTTCTGATCCTGAGATTCCTGATGATGGAAATTTGGCCCCAGGCTATGAATCAAATGCCACGTCACAGAAGTTCTCAATGGAGAACTTTGAAGAATTGAAATTAGAGAAAGAGAAGGCAGTTGTTGATCTGTCAAAGTGTGTTGAAAATCTTGAAATGACAAAGTCTCGATTACTAGAGACAGAGCAACATCTAGCTGAAGTTAAATCACAATTGACTTCTGCTCAAAGATCAAACAGCCTGGCTGAGACGCAACTAAAATGTATGACAGAATCATACAGGTCAATTGAAGCACGCGCAAAGGAGTTTGAAACTGAGCTTAATCATCTGCAAATGAAGACAGAAACTCTGGAGAATGAACTTGAAGATGAAAAGAGGGCTCATGAAGAAGCTTTGGCTAAGTACAAGGAGCTAGAAGAACAACTACAAAG GAATGAGAGCTCAGCTGCTGATAATGACATTAAGACTAAGCAG GAGAGAGACTTGGAAGCTGCTGCTGAAAAGTTAGCTGAGTGTCAGGAAACCATATTTCTTCTTGGCAAGCAGTTAAAATCGATGCATCCTCAAACAGAGCCAACGGGGCCTCCTTATTCAAAGGCTGAAGGCTTCGCAGAGCGTGAACCTAATAGCCCAAATTTTCAGGATCAAGCAGAGATGGACAGTGCTAGTTCTGCATTTGTGCAAAGACTGGGTGGAGAGTCCCCCTTACATTTTTCTAACAGTTTATACAGTCCATCAGATAATGAGTCAAACTTTCCAGCCATATCTTCTGTACAGAATCCAAACCACAGGCCTACAAAGTCAACCTCTTCGTCTGCTTCTTCCACTCCTACACCGGAGAAACACAACCGAGGTTTCAGTAGATTCTTTTCATCAAAAGGAAAAAACGGTCATTGA